The Cohaesibacter intestini sequence ACCACCGATTGCCTGCGTGCAGCGGCAAAGGCTGCTGAACGGGGCATGAAGCAGACCGCTGAAATTGCAGCGCGACATGGTAGATCATCGAAGATGGGAGAGCGGTCTCTTGGTCATATCGATCCGGGGGCAGCATCAAGCTTCGTTTTGATCGATGCCATTCACCGATCTTTTGAAGCACAAACCCTTGACCCGGTAGAAAGCGCGGCCCGCCCGATCTTCAAGACCTGACGCGCCGTGAGATTCTTGATCGGACGAGAGCGGATCGAAGAGCTTCCCATACTCAAAGAGACACCTGACTGTCGCCACGCACAAACAACTTCAAGAATAACATCATCAAAAACAAACATGGGAACTCTCCTGTTTGCTGCGACATTAAGATTGTCACGTGCAAAAATTATCACATGCTAGATTGATCGACTGGCTCATTTGTGCTCTATTTGTTCACGCTCACCCCGCTCTCTTTGGACTCAGAGACGACATGAAACACCACTTCGATACAAAACAAAGGCATGATGCATCCGAGATTGAAATCCGGACTGCATTGGTTCGCCACTTGGCTAAAGAAACTAGGCCAAAAAACTGTATCCTTGCGGCTGAGGCGGTTTACGGCTTCGAAAACCGAAGAGCAGATTTCCTAAAGTTGGATAATTACAGTCATGCTTTTGAGATCAAGTCTGATTACGACAATACCTCGAGGCTCAGAGGGCAACTCGCTGAATACTCCAAGACATTTGATTTTGTGACCGTGGTCACAACATCTAGTCACTTGGCCGCTGTTCGTGAAATCGCTCCCAGAAAGGTTGGGTTAATCGTTTTCGATAGACAGAGTTTGACTCCAGTACGCAAACCACAGATCAACAAACAGCTTTCAAAATCTCACCTGGCTGCGGGAATAACAAAATTACGCTTGCTTAGTGTGCTACCAAGAAACTTTCGAAAACTCAGTGTTGCTGAGGCTCGTGCAGAAGCAGTAAAAAAACTTACCGTCAAGGAGTTAAGAGAATTATTTCTTGCGGAGCTAGTAAATAGATTCTCTAAAAGTTCTGCGATATTTTTTACAGAAACAGATACACAAATTGAAACTGAAGATTTGGCTTTATTACGACGTAGCTCCCGCCTTTTCATCTAAATGGGGTCGCAGCCAAAGTGCTTTAGAACTTGGGAAATGTGAATTTCCATCCGTACTGAAATCCAGTGAGATGGAGAATTACTTCCAACACTGCCCCCCGCTGCCGCCACGATTTCGTCCTCCCCCCAGCTTGAACGGATCGCCTGATAGAATGGTGAAAAGCTAGTCACTTTTGTCGCGACAGAACGATAGTGCGTCGAGTACGGAGCCAAGATGTTCTTTGTCTTCCGCTCTCCCTTAACCACAACTTCGGTTGTTCCAACAACTTTACGCTTCTCACGAAAGTAATAGGTATTCAGCCCATTGTGGCGAGAGACGAAGTCGATTCTTGGACGCCAACCTTGAGTGATGATGACCTCATCATTTCGAACGGGATTAATGGAGCCGTAGTCTCCATATTTGATTTTTGCATGAGTCTTTTTAACTTCCTCATACAGAAACATTTCTTCAACCCTAAAGATACTGTGCTCCTCATCCCCAATATCCGTCACTGACTTTGGAAATGAAGTGGCCAACACAACAATTTCAACCTGCTTTAGCTCTGAATAGATTGAGGAAATGACTTGCTTAGTGCGTTTTGAATGAACCAAACCGTTTCCTGGGCGCACATACTCATGGTCCAAGATTACGAAGAAACGCCCGCCGCTTCCCTGGAAGCTGTCGATCTCACCTTTGAGAGATATTAAGTCGAATAAAAATTCGTCATCTTCACTGATGGCGACTCGATACGCAATTTCGCTAAAATTAGAAGCAAAGGTGTTGAATTGAGATCTCAGATCGGCAACATACGAAGTCTCATCATCTTCTTCTGCAGGATTAACAATTAAGGTTGGCCTGACGCTTATCCCTTCGTCTCGCCGATCAAGAACGAATGATGTCCACTTTTCGTAACCATTATTTGATCCACTGATCTGTTCAATTTCAGCGCAACTCAAGCTTGGTTCTCTGGTTAGGTCCAGAAAGAACCATTCACAATCTCCCAACAATTCTAGAGATGTTTGCCAATTGCGTTCAAACCCATACACTCCAAACGTTGATAGAAGTTGCTCTGCAGTAAGAGGCTTTCCATCTGCGTCTTTGCCTGCGTTTCTCTTTTTCTTACCCCGTGATAGTTCAACTATGGGCGTAATAGCTGACCGACGTTGAGCAACCAAGTTTCTCCAAGCTCGTTTTTCCGCATCGGCAGTTTTGAAAAGAAGGAAATAGTTTTCCATCACTTCAGACACCGTGTCCTTTCAATCCAAGATTTTTAGCACGATAGCGAAGCGCCAAGGACGAAACCCCAAAACGCGCAGCAAGTTCGGCAACATCACCTTGAGTTTTGCGCACTTCTTCTCGAAAGTAGTCCTCCGGCATAAGCATGGCTGCAGCGAATGAGTTTGCTTGATATTCAAGATGGTTGCGCTCGTCGGACCGGTGAAGAATGCGCTCCCCCTGTTCCAATCCCTTCAAGTTTTCGCGATGCAGCTGGTAATGTGCAAACTCATGTGCCATCGAAAATCGCTGCCTGGTGCGGCTGTGATTTGAATTCACTCCAATTTCAAAGTGATTGGAACTCGTTTCCTTAATGTAAGCATCAATTCCATCTGGAAGCGGTTTTTTCTTGAGAGTTAGGTATGGGTTTTTTTCAATGAGCCGCTCGATATCTAGCTCCACTCCGTCAATCAGTTTGTGACGAATGCAATACTGGATGACGCGCTCTGTTGTATCTAGCGAATCCACGTCAAGGTCTGGCAATGCTGGAACAGGAGTTCTGATTGGTCTTTTAGGAGCCTTTCTCATTGAGATATTTTACCTTCCTGCTCTTCTGATCCGTCGTCGTAGCCATCGTTGAGGCTGTCTAGCCTAACCCTTAGTTCTTCAATTTCTCCCTGAATTCCCTCCAAAGCAGGTTGAAGGTTGTCGTAAACAACCTGTTGTAACTCCTCAGTGGACTTGTCGTCGTCTTTTCGAAGATTGCTCAGGGCTTCTTTTGCTGCTTGATATGATATGTCATTTAGAGCTTCACGCATTAGACGGTCGGCGTCTTTGGTCTTAAAGAAATAGGGAACCTCTCTCTCGACCTCTTCACCGATCGCCTGTTTGTTTGAGCTTCGGATTACAGTAAATGCCAACCAAGAAATCAATGCCTGAACCGCAACCAAGACGGCTACCAATGTAGAATAAAAACCACTGATTGCTGACAAATATGACTCTTCATCCCAATCACTGCCATAAAAGCAGTAAGTGAAGCTATCATAAAAGCGTGTTTCAGAAACTTTTCTGCATGCAGCGTCCGATAGAAAAGACAAGTCGACCATAAACGTTGCGAAGAACCAAAATAACAACGCAACAAGGGCCAAGGCCGTAGAGACTGCTACTAATAAATACCCCCAAAAAATACCAACTGGCTTATTTGGTTTGAATGAATTTTCGGCGATTTGAGCCATG is a genomic window containing:
- a CDS encoding beta family protein, which encodes MENYFLLFKTADAEKRAWRNLVAQRRSAITPIVELSRGKKKRNAGKDADGKPLTAEQLLSTFGVYGFERNWQTSLELLGDCEWFFLDLTREPSLSCAEIEQISGSNNGYEKWTSFVLDRRDEGISVRPTLIVNPAEEDDETSYVADLRSQFNTFASNFSEIAYRVAISEDDEFLFDLISLKGEIDSFQGSGGRFFVILDHEYVRPGNGLVHSKRTKQVISSIYSELKQVEIVVLATSFPKSVTDIGDEEHSIFRVEEMFLYEEVKKTHAKIKYGDYGSINPVRNDEVIITQGWRPRIDFVSRHNGLNTYYFREKRKVVGTTEVVVKGERKTKNILAPYSTHYRSVATKVTSFSPFYQAIRSSWGEDEIVAAAGGSVGSNSPSHWISVRMEIHISQVLKHFGCDPI
- a CDS encoding sce7726 family protein, encoding MKHHFDTKQRHDASEIEIRTALVRHLAKETRPKNCILAAEAVYGFENRRADFLKLDNYSHAFEIKSDYDNTSRLRGQLAEYSKTFDFVTVVTTSSHLAAVREIAPRKVGLIVFDRQSLTPVRKPQINKQLSKSHLAAGITKLRLLSVLPRNFRKLSVAEARAEAVKKLTVKELRELFLAELVNRFSKSSAIFFTETDTQIETEDLALLRRSSRLFI
- a CDS encoding ImmA/IrrE family metallo-endopeptidase encodes the protein MRKAPKRPIRTPVPALPDLDVDSLDTTERVIQYCIRHKLIDGVELDIERLIEKNPYLTLKKKPLPDGIDAYIKETSSNHFEIGVNSNHSRTRQRFSMAHEFAHYQLHRENLKGLEQGERILHRSDERNHLEYQANSFAAAMLMPEDYFREEVRKTQGDVAELAARFGVSSLALRYRAKNLGLKGHGV